Proteins found in one Aspergillus puulaauensis MK2 DNA, chromosome 8, nearly complete sequence genomic segment:
- a CDS encoding uncharacterized protein (COG:E;~EggNog:ENOG410PG5H;~InterPro:IPR004841;~PFAM:PF13520,PF00324;~TransMembrane:12 (i48-66o78-101i129-150o156-174i186-207o238-261i282-300o333-355i376-396o408-431i451-472o484-501i);~go_component: GO:0016020 - membrane [Evidence IEA];~go_process: GO:0055085 - transmembrane transport [Evidence IEA]) encodes MAQKDEIAGLESTHANTEMDTKEDETLKGTMEEQAQPELKRGFKNRHVNMFAIAGSIGTGLIIGSGEALASGGPGSILIAYIVMGMCVYTVMTAFAEMAIFAPMNKGFSGYATRFVDPALGFATGWNYFFKYSVLLANNLTATGLVIRYWREDINVGVWIAVFGVFVVALNFLPVEKFGETEFVMAIVKIIVLVGLILCCFIISLGGSPSEERIGFRYWNDPGAFAPYLAEGDLGRFVGFWSCIVQSAFMFMGCEVVGITYGEAKNPRKAIPRAVQQTIMRIAVFYIGGVIVLGTTVPYTNDLLLSANSQETSASASPFVVALKLAGIETLPAIVNACFLMFTVSFANSDIYIASRTLYGLARDKQAPAIFAKTNRWGVPVYAVIAASLFCCLAFLNVSTASGKVFGYFVSLSTVLGLINWLNIILTCYCFQQGVKAQGIARAGLPWRGPLQPYAAYVTFFVTVVVILFSGYEAFIGGFKVDKFITSYLGVVLYLFNILVFKA; translated from the exons GCAATTGCCGGCTCCATCGGCACAGGACTCATCATTGGAAGCGGAGAGGCGTTGGCGTCTGGTGGCCCAGGGAGTATATTGATTGCCTACATTGTCATGGGTATGTGTGTGTACACAGTCATGACGGCGTTCGCTGAGATGGCTATCTTTGCACCGATGAACAAGGGGTTTAGTGGGTATGCAACTAGATTTGTTGATCCGGCACTTGG ATTTGCGACTGGTTGGAactatttctttaaatactCTGTGCTTCTGGCGAATAATCTCACTGCGACTGGCCTCGTTATTAGATACTGGAGAGAGGATATAAATGTTGGCGTTTGGATTGCTGTATTCGGTGTTTTCGTCGTCGCTCTGAAT TTCCTCCCAGTCGAAAAGTTTGGCGAGACTGAATTCGTCATGGCAATTGTTAAGATTATTGTTCTCGTCGGACTCATCCTCTGCTGCTTCATCATCTCCCTAGGGGGGTCACCGTCAGAAGAACGCATTGGGTTCCGATACTGGAATGACCCCGGTGCCTTCGCTCCATACCTGGCCGAAGGGGACTTGGGGAGATTTGTCGGCTTCTGGTCTTGCATCGTGCAAAGCGCCTTTATGTTCATGGGATGCGAAGTGGTTGGCATCACGTATGGAGAGGCCAAGAATCCACGCAAGGCGATTCCCCGTGCCGTGCAGCAGACTATCATGCGTATAGCGGTCTTCTATATCGGTGGTGTCATTGTCCTCGGTACGACGGTGCCATATACCAATGACCTGCTCTTGTCTGCGAATAGCCAGGAGACCAGTGCTT CCGCATCCCCTTTTGTTGTTGCCCTCAAGCTCGCAGGGATTGAGACATTGCCTGCAATAGTGAATGCGTGTTTCCTCATGTTCACCGTAAGCTTCGCGAACTCTG ATATCTACATCGCTTCCCGAACACTCTACGGGCTCGCCCGCGACAAACAAGCCCCAGCAATCTTCGCAAAAACCAACCGCTGGGGCGTTCCCGTATACGCCGTCATCGCCGCATCTCTATTCTGTTGCCTTGCTTTCCTGAACGTGTCCACGGCTTCGGGTAAAGTCTTTGGCTACTTCGTCTCGCTGTCTACCGTTCTGGGTCTGATAAACTGGCTGAATATTATCTTAACATGTTACTGTTTTCAGCAAGGCGTCAAGGCACAGGGTATCGCTCGCGCTGGACTCCCGTGGAGGGGACCTTTGCAGCCATATGCGGCGTATGTCACGTTTTTTGTTACCGTTGTCGTTATCCTTTTCAGTGGTTATGAGGCGTTCATTGGAGGCTTCAAGGTCGATAAGTTTATTACGTCGTATTTGGGCGTTGTTTTGTATCTTTTTAACATCTTGGTCTTTAAGGCGTAG
- a CDS encoding uncharacterized protein (COG:K;~EggNog:ENOG410PMRV;~InterPro:IPR036864,IPR007219,IPR001138;~PFAM:PF00172,PF04082;~go_function: GO:0000981 - DNA-binding transcription factor activity, RNA polymerase II-specific [Evidence IEA];~go_function: GO:0003677 - DNA binding [Evidence IEA];~go_function: GO:0008270 - zinc ion binding [Evidence IEA];~go_process: GO:0006351 - transcription, DNA-templated [Evidence IEA];~go_process: GO:0006355 - regulation of transcription, DNA-templated [Evidence IEA]) yields MDHTPEASGRRVNNACRHCRQRKIRCSGTHPCVNCTRRNKECRFDDQGRRIVVSQKYLRQLQQAARAREGESTTDVACDRDHIQHQPPEKDVCQHPSSDGQLASLPNQSFHTPISVESASVPPEASNPLASTSSAYLSDDKGRLRCLGESSTWSFTHKTLRLIHDHLDEQEFPLTDIATNEESRAYHLSWGSSRFDNPANFSDLPSADYALYLINGVKFHVGQLYHLFDETRFMELFHDFYNAPADVARVNKIWYVQFLAILGLAKALIVQPSRGATALPGSDLFLRAMSLLPDTPYLFSDALTSVEILCTISLYLQCADLRNSAYVYIGSALRMAMTFGLHRERPTQDWGPEVTERCHRVWWTVYVLDRAFSSSMGVPITIQDTDITTPMPEKDGLRRNISLYLHVKLSSLISEVVNKVYGAEGRLQTSFLPCVHKVLGSIASIASDLNGYCPLSSDGSDGGISRVAAHLHLFYHQTILLTMYPLLLHLFRTKLQNGENNTEPARGLSDTTRALLRTCSESCKSMIGILSVLQQQGLLGGALPFDLERTFSSGFVSVMLSLVDTDDRNHRSLYDRTCQLLDEFVNRGCTPGQFRKSEIVLLHDMIRLWISRSASGIRDGSRQGIEYVRQTEVQVQTQPHGSTDTVLPLDNELGVMYDLSPGQILSLAEMVDAGEGQLQGDVGWIGDDWLWANEHL; encoded by the exons ATGGATCACACACCTGAAGCCAGTGGGCGGCGAGTGAACAACGC ATGCCGCCACTGCAGACAGCGCAAAATCCGATGCTCAGGCACCCATCCCTGCGTCAACTGCACGCGCAGAAATAAAGAATGTCGATTCGATGACCAGGGACGAAGAATAGTAGTTTCTCAAAA ATACCTAAGGCAACTGCAACAGGCCGCGCGGGCCAGAGAAGGCGAATCTACTACAGATGTGGCATGCGATAGAGATCATATTCAGCATCAGCCACCAGAGAAAGACGTTTGCCAGCATCCCAGCAGCGATGGCCAGCTTGCCTCACTGCCCAATCAATCCTTCCATACACCGATCTCTGTCGAGTCGGCCAGTGTTCCTCCAGAAGCATCGAATCCACTTGCTTCTACTTCATCAGCGTATCTTTCCGACGATAAAGGCCGACTAC GATGTCTCGGCGAGTCCTCAACATGGTCCTTCACCCACAAGACTCTGAGGTTAATCCACGATCACCTGGATGAGCAGGAGTTCCCACTAACAGACATCGCCACTAACGAGGAGAGCCGTGCATATCATCTAAGCTGGGGCTCATCCAGATTCGACAACCCCGCCAATTTCAGCGACTTGCCCTCTGCAGATTATGCGCTGTATTTGATAAATGGTGTCAAGTTCCATGTTGGCCAACTTTACCACTTATTCGACGAGACTCGGTTCATGGAGCTGTTTCATGACTTCTATAATGCCCCGGCAGACGTCGCAAGGGTGAACAAGATCTGGTATGTCCAGTTTCTGGCCATACTGGGACTTGCAAAAGCACTTATCGTCCAGCCTAGTCGTGGAGCTACCGCTCTTCCAGGATCAGATCTCTTTCTCCGGGCAATGTCCTTGCTTCCGGATACTCCGTACTTATTCTCTGACGCCCTGACTTCGGTTGAGATACTGTGTACAATATCATTGTACTTGCAATGTGCGGACTTGAGAAACTCTGCCTACGTTTAT ATAGGATCCGCATTGCGAATGGCAATGACATTCGGGCTGCATCGCGAACGTCCGACACAAGACTGGGGCCCAGAAGTAACCGAACGATGCCACCGAGTCTGGTGGACGGTCTATGTCCTCGACCGTGCCTTTTCGTCTTCGATGGGTGTCCCAATTACCATTCAAGATACCGACATCACAACTCCAATGCCAGAAAAAGATGGACTAAGGCGTAACATATCCCTTTATCTTCACGTGAAGCTTTCGAGCCTGATCTCCGAAGTTGTAAATA AGGTATACGGCGCCGAAGGTCGACTGCAGACCAGCTTTCTGCCCTGCGTTCATAAAGTCCTTGGAAGTATTGCCTCTATTGCCAGTGATCTGAATGGGTATTGTCCGCTCTCGTCTGATGGCTCGGACGGGGGTATATCCCGGGTGGCGGCGCATCTGCATCTTTTTTATCACCAG ACGATTCTCCTCACCATGTATCCACTCTTACTTCATCTGTTCCGCACAAAGCTACAAAATGGAGAGAATAATACTGAGCCGGCCCGAGGGCTCTCAGATACAACGCGGGCTCTCCTAAGAACCTGTTCCGAGTCCTGCAAAAGCATGATTGGGATACTCAGTGTGCTTCAGCAACAAGGACTTTTAG GAGGCGCCTTGCCCTTCGATCTCGAAAGGACCTTTTCGTCGGGGTTTGTCTCGGTGATGCTATCCCTCGTAGACACAGACGATAGGAATCACCGGTCTCTCTACGACCGCACCTGCCAGCTTCTTGATGAATTCGTCAACCGGGGCTGCACACCTGGCCAGTTTCGTAAATCGGAGATTGTATTGCTACATGACATGATCCGGCTGTGGATTTCTCGGTCCGCCAGTGGAATAAGGGATGGCAGTCGCCAGGGAATAGAGTACGTGCGCCAGACCGAAGTTCAAGTCCAAACCCAGCCACACGGGTCAACCGATACAGTATTGCCACTTGACAACGAGCTTGGGGTTATGTACGACTTGTCGCCCGGACAGATTCTCTCTCTAGCTGAGATGGTAGATGCAGGAGAGGGACAGTTGCAGGGTGATGTTGGCTGGATAGGTGATGACTGGCTGTGGGCGAATGAACATTTATGA
- the PUT2_2 gene encoding L-glutamate gamma-semialdehyde dehydrogenase (COG:E;~EggNog:ENOG410PG3T;~InterPro:IPR015590,IPR005931,IPR029510,IPR016160, IPR016161,IPR016162,IPR016163;~PFAM:PF00171;~go_function: GO:0003842 - 1-pyrroline-5-carboxylate dehydrogenase activity [Evidence IEA];~go_function: GO:0016491 - oxidoreductase activity [Evidence IEA];~go_function: GO:0016620 - oxidoreductase activity, acting on the aldehyde or oxo group of donors, NAD or NADP as acceptor [Evidence IEA];~go_process: GO:0010133 - proline catabolic process to glutamate [Evidence IEA];~go_process: GO:0055114 - oxidation-reduction process [Evidence IEA]), whose protein sequence is MATISILKLPQIRNEPNQHYENSSAQRAGLTQAIEKAKTSHIEVPLVVGGEEITTTAKGIQVNPADHQTKIASYSKASPSEVQKAIESALAARKTWSSLPFADRAAIFLKAADLISNKYRYAIMAATMVGQGKNAWQAEIDSAAELADFLRFNVHYAEQLYASQPVHHSPGVWNRVEYRALEGFVYAVSPFNFTAIAGNLAALPALLGNVVVWKPSDFAITSGYLVYRILLESGLPSNVIQWIPGDPVEITNTVLAHREFAALHYTGSTAVFRHLYGQIGNGIAEGRYRSYPRIVGETGGKNAHLIHYSADIKNAAIQTIRGAFEYQGQKCSATSRVYVPSSRATEFTDCLVTETEKLSTGDPAEHNHFTGPVIHAASFAKLRAVIDNARKDPELELLHGGTYNDSKGYFVQPTIYRTTNPTHSLLSTELFGPILALYVYDDKRGNEEQNAFEEACTLVDSTSEYGLTCAIFAKDRVAVRLAEDRLRDTAGNFYINCKSTGAVVGQQPFGGGRASGTNDKAGSMNVLLRFVSVRSMKEEFNPANGVLYPSNL, encoded by the exons ATGGCGACGATTTCTATCCTAAAGCTTCCTCAAATAAGGAACGAGCCTAAC CAACACTATGAGAATAGCTCTGCGCAACGTGCGGGTTTAACCCAAGCCATCGAAAAGGCAAAGACCTCTCATATCGAGGTTCCCCTTGTCGTCGGTGGAGAAGAG ATCACCACAACGGCCAAAGGAATCCAGGTCAACCCAGCAGACCATCAGACCAAAATCGCAAGCTATTCCAAAGCCAGCCCATCCGAAGTCCAGAAAGCAATTGAATCAGCACTGGCAGCACGGAAAACCTGGTCATCGCTCCCCTTCGCCGACAGAGCAGCCATCTTCCTCAAAGCCGCGGACCTGATCTCGAACAAATACCGCTATGCCATCATGGCAGCCACAATGGTAGGCCAGGGTAAGAACGCCTGGCAAGCCGAGATCGATTCCGCTGCCGAGCTGGCTGATTTCCTGCGCTTCAATGTGCATTATGCCGAGCAGCTCTACGCGTCTCAGCCGGTGCATCACTCTCCAGGTGTGTGGAACCGGGTTGAGTACCGCGCCCTTGAAGGCTTCGTGTATGCCGTCTCTCCATTCAACTTCACAGCTATTGCTGGGAACTTAGCTGCCCTACCGGCCCTGCTCGGGAACGTGGTTGTCTGGAAACCGTCTGATTTTGCGATTACGTCGGGGTACCTGGTGTATCGCATCCTGCTTGAATCAGGGCTGCCATCTAATGTGATCCAGTGGATTCCTGGAGATCCGGTCGAGATCACAAATACTGTTCTTGCGCACCGCGAGTTCGCGGCTCTGCATTATACAGGTAGTACGGCAGTCTTCCGCCATCTCTACGGCCAAATCGGAAACGGAATTGCCGAGGGTCGATACAGATCATACCCCCGAATCGTGGGCGAGACAGGTGGGAAGAACGCGCATCTGATCCACTACTCAGCGGATATCAAGAACGCCGCTATTCAAACCATCCGGGGTGCGTTTGAGTACCAGGGCCAGAAATGCAGTGCTACTTCGCGCGTCTATGTGCCATCATCCCGGGCGACTGAATTCACAGACTGCCTAGTgacagagacagagaagCTCTCGACTGGTGATCCTGCTGAGCATAACCACTTTACCGGCCCTGTTATCCACGCCGCGTCGTTTGCGAAGTTGCGCGCTGTAATAGATAATGCCCGCAAGGACCCTGAACTGGAACTTCTACATGGCGGGACATATAACGATAGCAAGGGCTATTTCGTCCAGCCGACTATATACCGCACTACAAACCCTACCCACAGTCTCCTCTCCACGGAACTATTCGGtcccatcctcgctctctACGTCTACGACGATAAGAGAGGTAATGAGGAGCAGAACGCATTCGAAGAAGCTTGTACCCTCGTCGACTCAACATCCGAGTACGGTCTCACCTGTGCTATTTTCGCGAAAGACCGCGTCGCCGTCAGACTCGCCGAGGACAGGCTGCGTGATACGGCTGGGAACTTCTATATCAACTGTAAAAGCAccggtgctgttgttgggcagCAGCCATTTGGAGGGGGGAGGGCCAGTGGGACGAATGATAAGGCGGGCTCGATGAATGTTCTCTTGCGGTTTGTCAGTGTACggtcgatgaaggaggagtttAATCCTGCCAACGGGGTTTTGTATCCTAGTAACCTTTAG